The Desulfobotulus pelophilus DNA segment AGTTCCTTGATAAGGCTGGAGTTAAAGGTAATTTCATTAATCCTGTTAATAATTTCACGGCTGGTCTTCGGCAGTGTGTCCCGGACCATCGGGTTGATCTGCACCACAATGAGATCCCGTGTAGCCGTATCCTCCACCAGGGGATAGAGGGCCGGATTTCCGATATAGCCTCCGTCCCAATAGGCTTCTCCGTCAATCTCAACAGCCTGAAACATAAGGGGCAGACAGGCAGAGGCCATGACCGCATCCACGGAAATCTCCGGCTGGGTAAATGTACGCCCCCTGCCCGTCCGCACATTGGTTGCGGTCACAAAGACCCGGATATCCGTGCAGTGGTTTACGCAGTCAAAATCCACCATGGATGAAACCAGATCTCTCAGAGGATTGATATTCATGGGATTCAGCTCATAGGGCGAAAACTGACGACTCAGCTGTTCAAAAAAAAGATAGCCCGGAGAACGCTCCATTGAATAACTGTCCGTCAGACGATCCCAGATACTGCGCTGAATGGGTGAGGTCATGGCCCCATCGCTCACTGCTTTCCAAAAATACTCAAGGGCTTCCCTTGCACCTTTACGGCCGCCACAATCCATGCCGGCGGCAACCACCACCGCATTCATGGCTCCTGCACTGGTGCCGCTCAGTGTTGCAATCTCGATTCTGTCATCATCCAGAAGCCGGTCCAGAACACCCCAGGTCAGGGCTCCGTGAGAACCACCTCCCTGCAATGCCAGATCCACAACCTTACGCTCTTTTTTTCCGGTCATTTGTTTCTCCTTTATGCCATGTAAACGCTTCAGAGAAAACAGTAGGCCATACCTGCTTTTCACTCTGTCATGCCCTGTGATATTTCCTTTGGATCCTATCATGGAATGGGGATAGTTTCATCTTTTGTATTCCCATGAAGAGAAAGGGAGCCCGCCCCCCTTCTGCGAAACGGCGGAAAGGCACCCGGCCCCACAGGTAATACCCTGCCCGACTGATCTGCCGTCGTTTTTCCCCACTCTACGAAATAATCCACTACCATGGCCTGCACTCTGTCCGAGCCCCTGACTCCCAGAACATCATGGTGTTTCCCATCCACCCGGTGCAGCTCCTTGCGATCCGTTTTCAGACGCTGAAACGCTGTCGCTGCCGCTTCCCGGGCCACAAGGGGATCTTCCGCAGCCTGCAGTACCATACAGGGCTGAAGAATCAGGCCAAGCTGATCACCGGCCTTTTCCGTCATCCGTGCCAGTTCCCGGAAGGAGGTTTCCGAATGCTCCGCATATCCCACGATCTCTTCATCCCGACCGCAGGGCAGGCGCATCCTGTTCTTTTTATTTCCCCGGAAACGGGAAAGAATCCGGTCCCAGAATGCGGCATCTTCATCCGCACACAGACGATAATCCTGAATTTTCACAGGCATCCCCGCAAGACAGAGAGCCGTAAGTCCCGGAATCCGGACTGCCAGCAGGCAGGCCAGAAGAGCCCCGAGAGAAATGCCTGCCACCGCCACATGGCCACAGAGCACATGGAGCAGGGCATAGCCCTCAAAAACGGCCTCTTCCCAGTCATCGGCCACTGTTTTTTCCAGATCTTCCGGCGTGGTGCCATGACCCGGCAGCCGCAGGGCATAAACCCAGAACCCCTCTTTCTGCAGCTTTTCTCCCAGATGACGCATCTGCTCCGGCACCCCGAGATAACCATGTATAAGGAGAATGCCCATCTTTCCCTGCCTGCCTTCAAGGAGAAAGGGCCGCCCTCCCTCCCTGTTCTGCAAAGCCGCATCCGTGCCAAAACGGCTACGGCTATCCTCAAAAGAGCGGACACCTTTTTCCAAAAGATGAGATACCAGTCTGCGCCGGATATGGAATGGCGTTTCTCTGGCCAGTCGCTGAA contains these protein-coding regions:
- a CDS encoding patatin-like phospholipase family protein, whose amino-acid sequence is MTGKKERKVVDLALQGGGSHGALTWGVLDRLLDDDRIEIATLSGTSAGAMNAVVVAAGMDCGGRKGAREALEYFWKAVSDGAMTSPIQRSIWDRLTDSYSMERSPGYLFFEQLSRQFSPYELNPMNINPLRDLVSSMVDFDCVNHCTDIRVFVTATNVRTGRGRTFTQPEISVDAVMASACLPLMFQAVEIDGEAYWDGGYIGNPALYPLVEDTATRDLIVVQINPMVRDTLPKTSREIINRINEITFNSSLIKELRSIELLHQIIASAKLDSQQYRDIFVHIIHAHEDLKGLEASSKMNAEWSYLQYLNKRGWQWADRFLADHFEDLGQRSTFNLKSLFTDSFQPPEVDETMDAAKKGKG